One genomic region from Armatimonadota bacterium encodes:
- a CDS encoding efflux RND transporter permease subunit, giving the protein MSREDNRSIRNSKNNISRFFVENKQLSWVLLIATCLWGIFSYASMPQRKDPEILVRKAVAVTPWVGANAEKVEQLVTKKVEETIGKNASIKKIESISRDNLSIVFCEIDDNVDDTKLQLDDIALNLQAMDDLPKGAGPVNFIRDFGDTAALMLTVASPKVDDVQLSIKAREVASAIKRVRSNRPSLQAGSPVSIVVCLPVDESAGVLTDTSMAFAEYARSYGLLKSPHLFQGDGFIGLDGFSTRSNKQISDALQDYIHNKLQVSEIHPDAWQPAIIRNPSRTLAALRLVAGDKYSYCQMDDMTDYIERSLKTVNEVSKITRSGVLGEQIDLLYSQERLASYGVQPSRLPDVLNARNITLQGDSLDAGGKRVTIDPSGEFKTEKEIGDVLVPSQNGIPLHMKDLVDVVRGYETPRYMNYFSFKDKNGHWQRTRAITLAVQMKAGQQIGQFGSEVNQKLDEIKAHLPDDIILARTSDQPKQVTEYVGLFMNSLYEAIVLVVLVSLIGFWDWRSAALMALSIPITLFMTFGMMHLMHIDLQQVSIATLIIALGLLVDVPVVAGDAIKRHMAEGMQLSEASWRGPTKLRKAMIFATLTNIVAYLPLLILTGNVGKYLYSLPVVIACSLIAALIVSATFIPFLSSYIMKPGRIESAEEARAKGFGAFYSKLVGWLIDHRWRVLAGSMVILLLGVFFFSRLPQQFFPKDLSYLSYVDVWLPEDATFSTTNSATARAEGIIEKTIAQYARQEHRKDGVLKSLTSFVGGGGPRFWFSVEPVIQQMNYAQIIVEVNDQHDTQKLLNHLQDALSSQMPGARVDVKQLETGKPVGTPVALEISGSDITTLRSLAEKAKGILRSTSLSARIRDDWGEPEFAVKLKTDPDRANMSGITNLDVAAASALGMYGYPVTILRQGDKQIPVVARLRMDERSQLSDIENLYVYSLQGSSKVPLRQVSELSYGLQTPKIRRINQFRTITVSCFPVDRHLSSEVISAIQPKLSEFQQNLPVGYNLHIAGEKAEQDDGFKELAIVLLISAGMIYMSLVVQFRHAVKPFIVFAAIPFGIAGALFALWLMRAPFGFMAFLGIVSLVGVIVSHIIVLFDFIEEQHDLGKPFREAVIDAGIQRLRPVMITVAATVIALFPLAMHGGPLWEPMCYAQIGGLTAATFITLLLVPVIFAICVMDLKVVKWISQHDTAIDQ; this is encoded by the coding sequence GTGAGTCGGGAAGACAACAGATCAATACGTAATAGTAAGAACAATATCTCACGTTTCTTCGTGGAGAATAAGCAGCTCTCATGGGTGCTGCTGATTGCCACATGTCTGTGGGGCATATTTTCCTATGCCAGCATGCCGCAGCGCAAAGACCCGGAAATACTGGTGAGAAAAGCTGTCGCGGTTACTCCATGGGTTGGCGCAAACGCCGAGAAGGTGGAGCAGCTTGTTACAAAAAAAGTCGAAGAGACCATAGGCAAGAACGCCTCGATAAAGAAGATTGAGTCTATATCCAGAGACAACCTTTCGATCGTTTTTTGCGAGATCGACGACAACGTAGACGACACCAAGCTTCAGTTGGATGACATTGCGCTCAACCTCCAGGCGATGGATGACCTGCCGAAGGGAGCAGGACCGGTCAACTTCATACGTGATTTCGGCGACACAGCGGCGCTCATGCTCACGGTCGCAAGCCCGAAGGTCGACGATGTGCAGCTCTCCATTAAAGCTCGCGAGGTGGCAAGCGCAATCAAGAGGGTGAGGTCGAACAGGCCAAGTTTACAGGCCGGGTCTCCGGTTTCAATTGTTGTATGCCTGCCAGTTGATGAGTCTGCCGGTGTTCTTACCGATACAAGCATGGCTTTTGCCGAGTATGCGCGGTCATACGGATTGCTTAAGTCTCCGCATTTATTCCAGGGAGACGGATTTATCGGGCTGGATGGCTTTTCGACACGCAGCAATAAACAGATATCCGATGCCTTACAGGATTACATCCATAACAAACTGCAGGTCTCGGAGATTCACCCGGACGCCTGGCAGCCTGCAATTATTCGCAATCCAAGCAGAACACTGGCTGCTCTACGGCTGGTCGCCGGTGACAAGTACTCTTATTGCCAGATGGACGACATGACCGATTACATCGAGCGCAGCCTAAAGACGGTGAATGAGGTTTCGAAGATCACGCGAAGCGGAGTGCTCGGTGAGCAGATCGACCTCCTGTATTCACAGGAGAGACTGGCCTCATACGGAGTGCAGCCTTCGCGCCTGCCGGATGTTCTGAATGCCCGGAACATTACTCTCCAAGGCGACTCGCTGGACGCAGGAGGCAAACGGGTCACGATTGATCCGAGCGGAGAGTTCAAGACCGAAAAGGAGATCGGGGACGTATTGGTGCCGTCGCAGAATGGCATACCTCTTCACATGAAAGACCTTGTAGATGTGGTGCGCGGCTACGAGACTCCGAGATATATGAACTACTTTTCGTTCAAAGACAAGAATGGTCACTGGCAGAGGACCCGCGCGATCACTCTTGCTGTTCAGATGAAAGCCGGACAGCAAATAGGCCAGTTCGGAAGTGAAGTCAATCAGAAGCTTGATGAGATTAAGGCTCACTTGCCCGATGATATCATTCTCGCCCGCACTTCGGACCAACCTAAACAGGTTACGGAGTATGTCGGTCTTTTCATGAACAGCCTGTATGAGGCGATTGTTCTTGTCGTTTTGGTTTCATTGATCGGTTTCTGGGACTGGCGGTCCGCGGCCCTGATGGCGCTGTCTATTCCTATAACGCTCTTCATGACCTTTGGTATGATGCACCTGATGCATATCGACCTTCAGCAGGTATCTATTGCGACGCTGATTATCGCGCTCGGCTTGCTTGTAGACGTGCCTGTTGTAGCGGGAGATGCTATCAAGCGCCATATGGCGGAGGGCATGCAGCTTTCAGAAGCTTCATGGCGCGGGCCGACCAAGCTTCGTAAAGCAATGATCTTCGCGACTCTCACCAATATCGTGGCATATCTGCCTTTGTTGATCTTGACCGGCAATGTCGGCAAATACCTTTACAGCCTGCCTGTCGTAATTGCGTGCTCGCTTATCGCTGCTCTCATAGTGTCGGCGACATTCATACCTTTCCTGTCTTCGTATATCATGAAGCCAGGAAGAATCGAATCCGCTGAAGAAGCCAGAGCAAAGGGATTCGGGGCTTTTTACAGTAAACTTGTGGGCTGGTTGATAGATCACCGCTGGCGAGTGCTTGCCGGGTCGATGGTCATATTATTATTAGGAGTTTTCTTCTTTTCAAGGCTCCCTCAGCAGTTCTTCCCGAAAGACCTGTCGTATCTTTCATATGTAGATGTCTGGCTTCCGGAGGATGCCACATTCTCGACGACTAACTCCGCAACGGCTCGGGCTGAGGGGATCATAGAGAAGACCATCGCTCAATACGCCAGGCAGGAACATAGAAAAGATGGAGTGCTGAAGTCCCTTACTTCATTTGTTGGAGGGGGTGGGCCGAGGTTCTGGTTTTCGGTCGAGCCGGTGATCCAACAGATGAATTATGCGCAGATAATAGTGGAAGTCAACGACCAGCACGACACACAAAAGCTGCTTAACCATCTTCAGGATGCTCTTTCGTCACAGATGCCTGGAGCAAGGGTGGATGTAAAGCAGCTCGAAACGGGCAAGCCGGTGGGGACACCGGTCGCGCTCGAGATATCAGGGTCCGATATTACGACACTTAGAAGCCTGGCGGAAAAGGCAAAAGGCATCTTACGAAGCACCAGCCTTTCTGCCCGTATCAGAGATGATTGGGGTGAACCGGAGTTTGCCGTAAAGCTCAAGACGGACCCGGACCGCGCCAATATGTCGGGTATAACAAACCTGGATGTCGCGGCCGCTTCCGCGCTTGGCATGTATGGCTACCCGGTAACGATTTTAAGGCAGGGCGACAAGCAAATACCGGTAGTTGCGCGGCTTCGTATGGATGAAAGATCGCAGCTCTCGGATATCGAAAACCTGTATGTATATTCACTGCAAGGTTCGAGTAAAGTGCCGCTGAGACAGGTGTCGGAATTATCCTACGGACTTCAGACTCCCAAGATCAGGCGGATCAATCAGTTCCGCACTATTACTGTATCGTGCTTCCCGGTCGACAGGCATCTGTCGTCGGAAGTGATATCGGCGATCCAGCCGAAGCTGAGTGAGTTTCAACAGAACCTGCCGGTCGGATATAACCTGCATATAGCCGGTGAAAAGGCCGAGCAGGATGATGGGTTCAAAGAACTCGCAATCGTGCTGCTGATATCAGCGGGAATGATCTATATGTCTTTAGTAGTTCAGTTCAGGCACGCCGTGAAGCCGTTCATTGTCTTTGCAGCAATCCCATTTGGAATTGCAGGAGCGCTTTTCGCGCTTTGGCTAATGAGGGCTCCGTTTGGGTTTATGGCGTTCCTTGGGATCGTCAGTCTTGTTGGTGTTATTGTAAGTCACATAATTGTGCTCTTTGATTTCATTGAAGAGCAGCACGACCTTGGCAAACCGTTCCGAGAGGCCGTAATTGACGCCGGAATCCAGAGACTGCGCCCCGTAATGATTACAGTCGCTGCTACCGTGATTGCGCTCTTCCCGCTGGCTATGCACGGTGGCCCGTTGTGGGAGCCGATGTGCTATGCTCAGATTGGCGGACTGACCGCGGCAACATTCATCACGCTGCTCCTTGTGCCTGTAATCTTCGCAATATGCGTGATGGACCTGAAAGTTGTGAAGTGGATAAGCCAGCACGATACAGCTATAGATCAGTAA